A genomic stretch from Bradyrhizobium sp. 195 includes:
- a CDS encoding DNA recombination protein RmuC, which translates to MNEIIFLIGDWPVRTIDALISFGALVLILLVVIAVVIARSGQRGAELAMAHAIRADELEERLSEVLRAQSESSGRVDAMTQALAGRQADMARAVNERLDSVTHRVGQSMEHSTRNTMESLRALHERLGIIDSAHKNLTDLTTQVTTLRDVLANKQSRGAFGQARMEAIVQDGLPKGAYEFQFTLSTGKRPDCVVFLPDQRPLCIDAKFPLEAMTALHDARTDEERRVATQRLRGDVMKHVSDIAEKYLVTGETQEMALMFVPSESVYAEIHDGFDDVIQKAYRARVVLVSPSLLMLAIQVMQQIMKDARMRDAADQIQTEVIKLGDDLGRLRDRVVKLQKHFSDANEDVRQILISADKIEKRAGRIEELDFSKSDAPEAPRLVATGAGELFPRKLQAGE; encoded by the coding sequence ATGAACGAGATTATTTTCCTGATTGGCGACTGGCCGGTGCGCACCATCGATGCGCTGATCAGCTTCGGTGCGCTCGTCCTCATCCTGCTGGTGGTGATCGCGGTGGTGATCGCGCGCTCTGGCCAACGCGGCGCGGAACTCGCGATGGCGCACGCAATCCGGGCCGACGAGCTCGAGGAGCGGCTGAGTGAGGTGCTGCGCGCCCAAAGCGAATCCTCTGGAAGGGTCGACGCCATGACCCAGGCGCTGGCCGGCCGCCAGGCCGACATGGCGCGGGCGGTCAACGAGCGGCTGGATTCGGTGACCCATCGCGTCGGCCAGTCCATGGAACATTCGACCCGCAACACCATGGAGAGCCTGCGCGCCCTGCACGAGCGGCTCGGCATCATCGACAGTGCCCACAAGAACCTCACCGACCTCACCACGCAGGTGACCACCTTGCGGGACGTACTCGCCAACAAGCAGTCGCGCGGCGCTTTCGGTCAGGCGCGGATGGAGGCGATCGTCCAGGACGGCCTTCCCAAAGGCGCCTACGAGTTCCAGTTCACGCTCTCGACCGGCAAGCGGCCCGATTGCGTCGTGTTCCTGCCGGACCAACGCCCGCTCTGCATCGACGCAAAGTTTCCGCTGGAGGCGATGACGGCCCTGCACGACGCCCGCACCGACGAGGAGCGGCGCGTTGCCACGCAGCGCCTGCGCGGCGACGTGATGAAGCATGTCAGCGACATCGCGGAAAAATACCTCGTCACCGGCGAGACCCAGGAGATGGCGCTGATGTTCGTGCCGTCGGAATCGGTCTACGCCGAGATCCACGACGGCTTCGACGACGTGATTCAAAAAGCCTACCGCGCCCGCGTCGTGCTGGTGTCGCCCTCGCTCCTGATGCTCGCGATCCAGGTGATGCAGCAGATCATGAAGGACGCGCGCATGCGCGATGCCGCCGACCAGATCCAGACCGAAGTGATCAAGCTCGGCGACGACCTCGGCCGCCTGCGCGACCGCGTGGTCAAACTGCAGAAGCATTTTTCCGATGCGAACGAGGACGTCCGCCAGATCCTCATCTCCGCCGACAAGATCGAGAAGCGTGCAGGACGAATCGAGGAACTCGATTTCAGCAAGAGCGACGCACCGGAGGCACCGCGGCTGGTGGCCACAGGCGCAGGCGAGCTGTTTCCGCGGAAGCTCCAGGCGGGGGAGTGA
- the def gene encoding peptide deformylase — MALREIIILPDKQLRLVSKPIEKVTAEIRKLADDMFETMYDAPGIGLAAIQIAQPLRLITMDLAKRDENGETTPLPRVFINPEIIASSEELSVYEEGCLSIPEYYEEVERPAKVRVRFTDLDGKVHEEDAEGLYATCIQHEIDHLNGVLFVDYLSKLKRDRVMKKFEKAAKRAE; from the coding sequence ATGGCCCTCAGAGAAATCATCATCCTGCCCGACAAGCAGCTGCGTCTGGTCTCCAAGCCGATCGAGAAGGTCACGGCCGAGATCCGCAAGCTTGCCGACGACATGTTCGAGACCATGTACGACGCGCCCGGCATTGGCCTCGCCGCGATCCAGATCGCGCAGCCGCTGCGGCTGATCACCATGGACCTCGCCAAGCGCGACGAGAACGGCGAGACCACGCCGCTGCCGCGCGTCTTCATCAACCCCGAGATCATCGCCTCGTCCGAGGAACTGTCGGTCTACGAGGAAGGCTGCCTCTCGATCCCCGAATATTACGAGGAGGTCGAGCGCCCTGCGAAGGTGCGCGTGCGCTTCACCGATCTCGACGGCAAGGTGCACGAGGAGGACGCCGAAGGCCTCTACGCCACCTGCATCCAGCATGAGATCGACCACCTCAACGGCGTGCTGTTCGTCGACTATCTGTCGAAGCTGAAGCGCGACCGCGTGATGAAGAAGTTCGAAAAGGCCGCCAAGCGGGCGGAGTGA